A DNA window from Caretta caretta isolate rCarCar2 chromosome 7, rCarCar1.hap1, whole genome shotgun sequence contains the following coding sequences:
- the TIGD3 gene encoding tigger transposable element-derived protein 3 — protein sequence MELNGKKKLHALSLAEKIQVLEMLDESKMSQSEVARRFQVSQPQISRICKNKEKLLADWCSGTANRERKRKRESKYSSIDEALLCWFHIARTKMWDVTGPMLLQKAKELADIMGQEFVPSIGWLVRWKRRNNVCFGQRHPARAVHAPEPLCTKGPAPASLSLPQLLKDFAPENVFGCGEVVLLYKAMPGREREGREWLCVALCVNGSGTEKRKPVVVGRRLAPRCFFGVNTETLPVLYRSSTDGQLTAELFSEWLTDFDREMGRQHRSVALVLDSERRCPEPEPANIRLVFMPPRPRHSDGPSPCPLHPDIVRDFKSRYKRRLLGKVSSIGNETDSSPASIAASITVLDALHMVAAAWDKVQPSLVERCFGEAGCSTGKGSLGPSSHDPPRGMSPEEFRRFVDMETELACAPALPPARAYKEEEEEEREGEDLFGSLPTKADALKALGTLRRWFECNGSAEGVFRQFYSCEEEVERLCCQ from the coding sequence ATGGAGCTGAACGGGAAGAAGAAACTTCATGCTCTTTCCTTGGCAGAGAAGATCCAGGTGCTGGAGATGCTGGACGAATCCAAGATGTCCCAGTCAGAGGTGGCCCGTCGCTTCCAAGTCTCCCAGCCCCAGATCTCCCGCATCTGCAAGAACAAGGAGAAGCTGTTGGCTGACTGGTGCAGCGGGACAGCCAACCGGGAGCGGAAGCGCAAGCGGGAGTCCAAATACAGCAGCATCGATGAGGCCCTGCTGTGCTGGTTCCACATCGCCCGCACCAAGATGTGGGATGTCACGGGGCCCATGCTGCTCCAGAAAGCCAAGGAGCTTGCGGACATCATGGGCCAGGAGTTTGTGCCTAGCATCGGCTGGCTGGTGCGGTGGAAGCGCCGTAACAACGTCTGCTTTGGCCAGCGACACCCGGCACGAGCTGTCCACGCCCCGGAGCCCCTGTGCACCAAGGGGCCGGCGCCGGCTtccctcagcctgccccagctgctgAAGGATTTTGCCCCGGAGAACGTTTTTGGCTGCGGGGAAGTGGTGCTCCTGTATAAGGCCATGCctggcagggagcgggagggCAGGGAGTGGCTGTGCGTGGCGCTATGCGTGAACGGGAGCGGCACGGAGAAGCGGAAGCCCGTGGTGGTCGGCAGGCGGCTGGCTCCGCGCTGTTTCTTTGGGGTCAACACGGAAACTTTGCCGGTGCTTTACCGCAGCAGCACCGACGGGCAGCTGACAGCAGAGCTCTTCTCCGAGTGGCTGACAGACTTTGACCGGGAGATGGGCCGGCAGCACCGCAGTGTGGCGTTGGTGCTGGACTCCGAGCGGCGCTGCCCCGAGCCGGAGCCTGCCAACATCCGCCTGGTCTTCATGCCCCCGCGGCCTCGCCACAGCGACGGCCCCTCGCCATGCCCGCTCCACCCTGACATCGTCCGGGATTTCAAATCCCGCTACAAGCGCAGGCTTCTGGGCAAAGTGTCCTCCATCGGCAACGAGACCGACAGCTCCCCCGCCTCCATCGCCGCCTCCATCACCGTGCTGGACGCCCTTCACATGGTGGCGGCCGCTTGGGACAAAGTCCAGCCCTCCCTGGTGGAACGGTGCTTTGGGGAGGCTGGCTGCTCCACGGGGAAGGGGTCCCTGGGACCCTCCAGCCATGACCCCCCCAGGGGGATGAGCCCGGAAGAATTCCGGCGCTTCGTTGACATGGAGACAGAGCtggcctgtgccccagccctgcccccagccagggcctacaaggaggaggaagaggaggagcgggagggggaggacCTTTTTGGCAGCCTGCCCACCAAGGCCGATGCCCTGAAGGCCCTGGGGACCCTGCGGCGCTGGTTCGAGTGCAACGGCTCGGCCGAGGGGGTCTTCCGGCAGTTCTACAGCTgcgaggaggaggtggagcggctGTGCTGCCAGTGA